One genomic region from Amphiprion ocellaris isolate individual 3 ecotype Okinawa chromosome 20, ASM2253959v1, whole genome shotgun sequence encodes:
- the odc1 gene encoding ornithine decarboxylase isoform X2, whose protein sequence is MNTDMPTEFEFSFLEEGFSAWDIVEQKINESSMTDDRDAFYICDLGDVLKKHLRWARALPRVTPFYAVKCNDSRAVVMTLASLGAGFDCASKTEIQLVQSLGVDPSRIIYANPCKQVSQIKYASAHGVQMMTFDSEVELLKVARCHENAKLVLRIATDDSKAVCRLSVKFGAPLKACRGLLERAKELGLDVIGVSFHVGSGCTDPETYTLAIADARCVFDMGDELGFNMDLLDIGGGFPGSDDTELKFEEITAVINPALDKYFPADAGVTIIAEPGRFYVASAYTLVVNIIAKKVIMDEESASDEHEGTSDRTLMYYVNDGVYGSFNCILYDHAHCLPTLHKKPKLDEVLYPCSIWGPTCDGLDRIVEQCNLPDLQVGDWLVFENMGAYTVAASSTFNGFQRPDIHYVMSRSAWQHVQQICSQGMPAPAEESCLFEVPACCGRVSSMDMATKSCQANVV, encoded by the exons ATGAACACTGACATGCCCACTGAGTTTGAATTCTCTTTCCTTGAGGAGGGTTTCTCTGCTTGGGATATTGTTGAGCAGAAGATCAATGAGTCATCCATGACG GATGACAGGGATGCCTTCTATATCTGTGACTTGGGAGATGTGCTCAAGAAACACCTGCGCTGGGCAAGGGCTCTGCCTCGTGTTACTCCTTTCTATGCCGTCAAATGCAACGACAGCCGGGCTGTGGTCATGACATTGGCATCCCTGGGAGCCGGCTTTGACTGTGCAAGCAAG ACGGAGATTCAGCTGGTGCAGTCTCTGGGAGTCGATCCAAGCAGAATCATCTATGCCAACCCCTGCAAGCAAGTTTCTCAGATCAAGTATGCATCTGCCCATGGGGTCCAGATGATGACTTTTGATAGTGAAGTGGAACTCCTGAAAGTGGCCCGGTGCCATGAAAATGCCAA GCTGGTGCTGCGCATTGCCACAGATGACTCAAAGGCAGTGTGTCGCCTCAGTGTGAAGTTTGGAGCCCCACTCAAAGCTTGTCGAGGTCTTCTGGAGCGGGCGAAGGAACTGGGGCTGGATGTAATCGGTGTCAGCTTCCATGTTGGCAGTGGCTGCACTGATCCTGAGACCTACACCCTGGCTATCGCAGATGCCCGCTGTGTCTTCGACATGGGG GATGAGCTGGGCTTCAACATGGATCTGTTGGATATCGGCGGTGGTTTCCCTGGTTCAGATGACACTGAACTTAAATTTGAAGAG ATTACAGCTGTAATCAACCCAGCCCTTGATAAGTATTTCCCTGCTGACGCTGGTGTTACAATAATTGCTGAGCCGGGACGCTTCTATGTGGCATCTGCTTACACACTGGTTGTGAACATCATTGCCAAGAAAGTCATCATGGATGAGGAGTCGGCCTCTGATG AACATGAAGGGACCAGTGACAGGACTCTGATGTACTATGTGAACGATGGAGTGTATGGCTCCTTCAACTGCATACTCTATGATCATGCTCACTGTTTGCCAACACTGCATAAG AAGCCAAAGCTAGATGAGGTCCTGTATCCCTGCAGTATCTGGGGTCCAACATGCGACGGCCTCGACCGCATTGTGGAGCAATGCAACTTGCCTGACCTGCAGGTGGGAGACTGGCTGGTTTTTGAGAATATGGGTGCCTACACCGTGGctgcctcctccaccttcaATGGCTTTCAAAGACCAGACATTCACTATGTCATGTCCCGCTCTGCCTG gcaACATGTGCAGCAGATCTGTTCTCAGGGCATGCCAGCTCCTGCAGAGGAGTCTTGCCTGTTTGAAGTGCCAGCCTGCTGTGGCCGAGTGAGCAGCATGGACATGGCCACTAAGTCATGCCAGGCCAATGTGGTTTAA
- the odc1 gene encoding ornithine decarboxylase isoform X1 has translation MNTDMPTEFEFSFLEEGFSAWDIVEQKINESSMTDDRDAFYICDLGDVLKKHLRWARALPRVTPFYAVKCNDSRAVVMTLASLGAGFDCASKTEIQLVQSLGVDPSRIIYANPCKQVSQIKYASAHGVQMMTFDSEVELLKVARCHENAKLVLRIATDDSKAVCRLSVKFGAPLKACRGLLERAKELGLDVIGVSFHVGSGCTDPETYTLAIADARCVFDMGDELGFNMDLLDIGGGFPGSDDTELKFEEITAVINPALDKYFPADAGVTIIAEPGRFYVASAYTLVVNIIAKKVIMDEESASDEEHEGTSDRTLMYYVNDGVYGSFNCILYDHAHCLPTLHKKPKLDEVLYPCSIWGPTCDGLDRIVEQCNLPDLQVGDWLVFENMGAYTVAASSTFNGFQRPDIHYVMSRSAWQHVQQICSQGMPAPAEESCLFEVPACCGRVSSMDMATKSCQANVV, from the exons ATGAACACTGACATGCCCACTGAGTTTGAATTCTCTTTCCTTGAGGAGGGTTTCTCTGCTTGGGATATTGTTGAGCAGAAGATCAATGAGTCATCCATGACG GATGACAGGGATGCCTTCTATATCTGTGACTTGGGAGATGTGCTCAAGAAACACCTGCGCTGGGCAAGGGCTCTGCCTCGTGTTACTCCTTTCTATGCCGTCAAATGCAACGACAGCCGGGCTGTGGTCATGACATTGGCATCCCTGGGAGCCGGCTTTGACTGTGCAAGCAAG ACGGAGATTCAGCTGGTGCAGTCTCTGGGAGTCGATCCAAGCAGAATCATCTATGCCAACCCCTGCAAGCAAGTTTCTCAGATCAAGTATGCATCTGCCCATGGGGTCCAGATGATGACTTTTGATAGTGAAGTGGAACTCCTGAAAGTGGCCCGGTGCCATGAAAATGCCAA GCTGGTGCTGCGCATTGCCACAGATGACTCAAAGGCAGTGTGTCGCCTCAGTGTGAAGTTTGGAGCCCCACTCAAAGCTTGTCGAGGTCTTCTGGAGCGGGCGAAGGAACTGGGGCTGGATGTAATCGGTGTCAGCTTCCATGTTGGCAGTGGCTGCACTGATCCTGAGACCTACACCCTGGCTATCGCAGATGCCCGCTGTGTCTTCGACATGGGG GATGAGCTGGGCTTCAACATGGATCTGTTGGATATCGGCGGTGGTTTCCCTGGTTCAGATGACACTGAACTTAAATTTGAAGAG ATTACAGCTGTAATCAACCCAGCCCTTGATAAGTATTTCCCTGCTGACGCTGGTGTTACAATAATTGCTGAGCCGGGACGCTTCTATGTGGCATCTGCTTACACACTGGTTGTGAACATCATTGCCAAGAAAGTCATCATGGATGAGGAGTCGGCCTCTGATG AAGAACATGAAGGGACCAGTGACAGGACTCTGATGTACTATGTGAACGATGGAGTGTATGGCTCCTTCAACTGCATACTCTATGATCATGCTCACTGTTTGCCAACACTGCATAAG AAGCCAAAGCTAGATGAGGTCCTGTATCCCTGCAGTATCTGGGGTCCAACATGCGACGGCCTCGACCGCATTGTGGAGCAATGCAACTTGCCTGACCTGCAGGTGGGAGACTGGCTGGTTTTTGAGAATATGGGTGCCTACACCGTGGctgcctcctccaccttcaATGGCTTTCAAAGACCAGACATTCACTATGTCATGTCCCGCTCTGCCTG gcaACATGTGCAGCAGATCTGTTCTCAGGGCATGCCAGCTCCTGCAGAGGAGTCTTGCCTGTTTGAAGTGCCAGCCTGCTGTGGCCGAGTGAGCAGCATGGACATGGCCACTAAGTCATGCCAGGCCAATGTGGTTTAA